A genomic window from Salvelinus alpinus chromosome 10, SLU_Salpinus.1, whole genome shotgun sequence includes:
- the fastkd3 gene encoding FAST kinase domain-containing protein 3, mitochondrial isoform X3: MALKVIQRLQLLRQTGAHLCPPGELSRTRLLSVPIGESMCVACLWTSADRCIQRQGCRKLSQPDCGRMSLSTITKDPFYTTGSVSLHKDSVPRFRLSQLHRPTDAEEKAFHDRLVSCSSSRQVLRLLRTVEIMSDTMAAAALHRVADIEQDGTSLKDPKVLEEDTLRALCCQLEQDSGRLTEAGLVSALLACTRLYVDPWSTLVVRLVSESQERLDRGQMSVGQLCTLGQALLALEGPGCGMLEQLMVQVQRQGPGQWSLVELTAVYRLLQAGVGEEGRYQDLLNAMHAYTVSVTSRMDPPAISSVLSALVVLNQTQAMPLVISLCKQAVRHIPHFRDEELGLVLGALMHFGHSDHFLVEAMERHVPKMTFTSHPETVTKVMQYFGRRNILSLPVFDAVAESFVYRADEYSTSQVARQIMPFGKLGYLPPNAGEVFRKVEAILHARFSHFQPRTLLNLLHSCILVERFPVNFVSKVFNRYFLQQLQEQGSGVDRIVLAQLTQLYMTVKLECPFYEGPRLLPKYRVKSFLTPGRSLETPVDGHLYNYVKTGLVDLLGARNYFASRVLTPYCYTLDVEIKLDEEGYVLPASQIDDIYKRIAVCIDGHKRFTVNTRQLLGKEAIKQRHLRLLGYEVVQIPYYEFEKLWNKTEVVEYLHKKIFPLSYRLSW; this comes from the exons ATGGCTTTAAAGGTGATCCAGAGGCTTCAACTGCTCAGGCAGACAGGGGCACACCTCTGTCCTCCAGGCGAGCTGAGTCGCACCAGACTCCTGAGTGTTCCGATAGGGGAGTCCATGTGTGTGGCGTGTCTATGGACCTCAGCGGACCGCTGTATCCAGAGGCAGGGCTGTCGGAAACTCAGTCAGCCAGACTGCGGAAGGATGAGTTTGTCCACCATTACCAAGGACCCTTTCTACACCACTGGGTCAGTCAGCCTCCACAAAGACTCAGTCCCCAGGTTCCGTCTGAGTCAGCTGCACCGGCCGACTGATGCAGAGGAGAAGGCCTTCCATGACCGCCTGGTTAGCTGCTCTTCCTCCAGACAGGTGCTGAGACTCCTTCGCACAGTGGAGATTATGTCTGACACCATGGCAGCGGCAGCCCTGCACCGCGTGGCTGACATAGAGCAGGATGGCACCTCCCTGAAGGACCCCAAAGTGTTGGAAGAGGACACTCTCAGGGCCCTGTGCTGCCAGCTGGAGCAGGACTCTGGGCGTCTGACGGAGGCCGGGCTGGTTTCTGCCCTGCTGGCCTGCACCCGCCTCTATGTGGACCCCTGGAGCACGCTGGTGGTTCGGCTGGTGTCAGAGAGCCAGGAGCGGCTGGACAGGGGCCAGATGAGCGTGGGCCAGCTGTGCACCCTGGGCCAGGCCCTGCTGGCCCTGGAGGGCCCGGGCTGTGGGATGCTGGAGCAGCTGATGGTGCAGGTACAGAGGCAGGGGCCTGGTCAGTGGAGTCTGGTAGAACTCACTGCAGTATACAGACTGCTGCAGGCTGGAGTAGGGGAGGAGGGCCGCTACCAGGACCTCCTAAACGCTATGCACGCCTACACTGTGTCAGTCACCTCACGTATGGACCCCCCTGCTATCAGCAGCGTGCTTAGTGCTTTGGTGGTCCTGAACCAGACCCAGGCCATGCCCCTGGTCATTAGCCTGTGTAAGCAGGCGGTCAGGCACATACCCCACTTCAGAGACGAGGAGCTGGGTCTAGTGCTCGGGGCACTCATGCACTTCGGCCACAGCGACCACTTCTTGGTGGAGGCCATGGAGAGGCACGTGCCCAAGATGACGTTCACGTCTCACCCAGAGACAGTGACCAAGGTGATGCAGTATTTTGGGCGTCGGAACATCCTGTCGCTGCCAGTGTTTGACGCGGTGGCAGAGAGCTTTGTGTACCGGGCAGACGAATACAGCACCAGCCAAGTGGCCAGGCAGATCATGCCGTTCGGGAAgctgggctacctgccgcccaacgccGGGGAGGTGTTCCGGAAGGTGGAGGCCATCCTGCACGCACGCTTCTCTCACTTCCAGCCCCGGACACTCCTCAACCTGCTGCACTCCTGCATCCTGGTAGAGCGGTTCCCTGTCAACTTTGTGTCCAAGGTCTTCAACCGCTACTTCCTCCAGCAACTACAAG AGCAAGGCTCAGGGGTTGACCGGATTGTTCTGGCACAACTGACCCAACTCTACATGACTGTGAAGCTTGAATGCCCTTTCTATGAG GGTCCAAGGCTCCTTCCTAAGTACCGTGTCAAGTCTTTCCTAACTCCTGGTCGGTCTCTGGAGACGCCGGTTGACGGACACCTCTACAACTATGTGAAAACTGGCCTGGTGGATCTACTAGGGGCCCGCAACTACTTCGCTTCCAGAGTCCTCACTCCATACTGCTACACACTAG ATGTGGAAATAAAGCTTGATGAGGAAGGATATGTATTGCCTGCCAGTCAAATCGATGATATCTACAAGAG GATAGCAGTTTGCATTGACGGCCACAAGAGGTTCACTGTGAACACAAGACAGCTGCTAGGGAAAGAGGCCATCAAGCAGCGGCACCTGAGGCTTCTGGGATACGAAGTTGTTCAG ATTCCTTACTATGAATTTGAAAAGCTTTGGAACAAGACTGAGGTTGTTGAATACCTTCACAAGAAGATCTTCCCCCTCAGCTATAGGCTCAGTTGGTGA
- the fastkd3 gene encoding FAST kinase domain-containing protein 3, mitochondrial isoform X2, producing MTCCAHRLALPIESWNRAMALKVIQRLQLLRQTGAHLCPPGELSRTRLLSVPIGESMCVACLWTSADRCIQRQGCRKLSQPDCGRMSLSTITKDPFYTTGSVSLHKDSVPRFRLSQLHRPTDAEEKAFHDRLVSCSSSRQVLRLLRTVEIMSDTMAAAALHRVADIEQDGTSLKDPKVLEEDTLRALCCQLEQDSGRLTEAGLVSALLACTRLYVDPWSTLVVRLVSESQERLDRGQMSVGQLCTLGQALLALEGPGCGMLEQLMVQVQRQGPGQWSLVELTAVYRLLQAGVGEEGRYQDLLNAMHAYTVSVTSRMDPPAISSVLSALVVLNQTQAMPLVISLCKQAVRHIPHFRDEELGLVLGALMHFGHSDHFLVEAMERHVPKMTFTSHPETVTKVMQYFGRRNILSLPVFDAVAESFVYRADEYSTSQVARQIMPFGKLGYLPPNAGEVFRKVEAILHARFSHFQPRTLLNLLHSCILVERFPVNFVSKVFNRYFLQQLQEQGSGVDRIVLAQLTQLYMTVKLECPFYEGPRLLPKYRVKSFLTPGRSLETPVDGHLYNYVKTGLVDLLGARNYFASRVLTPYCYTLDVEIKLDEEGYVLPASQIDDIYKRIAVCIDGHKRFTVNTRQLLGKEAIKQRHLRLLGYEVVQIPYYEFEKLWNKTEVVEYLHKKIFPLSYRLSW from the exons ATGACATGTTGTGCTCACCG GTTGGCACTGCCTATTGAGTCCTGGAACAGAGCCATGGCTTTAAAGGTGATCCAGAGGCTTCAACTGCTCAGGCAGACAGGGGCACACCTCTGTCCTCCAGGCGAGCTGAGTCGCACCAGACTCCTGAGTGTTCCGATAGGGGAGTCCATGTGTGTGGCGTGTCTATGGACCTCAGCGGACCGCTGTATCCAGAGGCAGGGCTGTCGGAAACTCAGTCAGCCAGACTGCGGAAGGATGAGTTTGTCCACCATTACCAAGGACCCTTTCTACACCACTGGGTCAGTCAGCCTCCACAAAGACTCAGTCCCCAGGTTCCGTCTGAGTCAGCTGCACCGGCCGACTGATGCAGAGGAGAAGGCCTTCCATGACCGCCTGGTTAGCTGCTCTTCCTCCAGACAGGTGCTGAGACTCCTTCGCACAGTGGAGATTATGTCTGACACCATGGCAGCGGCAGCCCTGCACCGCGTGGCTGACATAGAGCAGGATGGCACCTCCCTGAAGGACCCCAAAGTGTTGGAAGAGGACACTCTCAGGGCCCTGTGCTGCCAGCTGGAGCAGGACTCTGGGCGTCTGACGGAGGCCGGGCTGGTTTCTGCCCTGCTGGCCTGCACCCGCCTCTATGTGGACCCCTGGAGCACGCTGGTGGTTCGGCTGGTGTCAGAGAGCCAGGAGCGGCTGGACAGGGGCCAGATGAGCGTGGGCCAGCTGTGCACCCTGGGCCAGGCCCTGCTGGCCCTGGAGGGCCCGGGCTGTGGGATGCTGGAGCAGCTGATGGTGCAGGTACAGAGGCAGGGGCCTGGTCAGTGGAGTCTGGTAGAACTCACTGCAGTATACAGACTGCTGCAGGCTGGAGTAGGGGAGGAGGGCCGCTACCAGGACCTCCTAAACGCTATGCACGCCTACACTGTGTCAGTCACCTCACGTATGGACCCCCCTGCTATCAGCAGCGTGCTTAGTGCTTTGGTGGTCCTGAACCAGACCCAGGCCATGCCCCTGGTCATTAGCCTGTGTAAGCAGGCGGTCAGGCACATACCCCACTTCAGAGACGAGGAGCTGGGTCTAGTGCTCGGGGCACTCATGCACTTCGGCCACAGCGACCACTTCTTGGTGGAGGCCATGGAGAGGCACGTGCCCAAGATGACGTTCACGTCTCACCCAGAGACAGTGACCAAGGTGATGCAGTATTTTGGGCGTCGGAACATCCTGTCGCTGCCAGTGTTTGACGCGGTGGCAGAGAGCTTTGTGTACCGGGCAGACGAATACAGCACCAGCCAAGTGGCCAGGCAGATCATGCCGTTCGGGAAgctgggctacctgccgcccaacgccGGGGAGGTGTTCCGGAAGGTGGAGGCCATCCTGCACGCACGCTTCTCTCACTTCCAGCCCCGGACACTCCTCAACCTGCTGCACTCCTGCATCCTGGTAGAGCGGTTCCCTGTCAACTTTGTGTCCAAGGTCTTCAACCGCTACTTCCTCCAGCAACTACAAG AGCAAGGCTCAGGGGTTGACCGGATTGTTCTGGCACAACTGACCCAACTCTACATGACTGTGAAGCTTGAATGCCCTTTCTATGAG GGTCCAAGGCTCCTTCCTAAGTACCGTGTCAAGTCTTTCCTAACTCCTGGTCGGTCTCTGGAGACGCCGGTTGACGGACACCTCTACAACTATGTGAAAACTGGCCTGGTGGATCTACTAGGGGCCCGCAACTACTTCGCTTCCAGAGTCCTCACTCCATACTGCTACACACTAG ATGTGGAAATAAAGCTTGATGAGGAAGGATATGTATTGCCTGCCAGTCAAATCGATGATATCTACAAGAG GATAGCAGTTTGCATTGACGGCCACAAGAGGTTCACTGTGAACACAAGACAGCTGCTAGGGAAAGAGGCCATCAAGCAGCGGCACCTGAGGCTTCTGGGATACGAAGTTGTTCAG ATTCCTTACTATGAATTTGAAAAGCTTTGGAACAAGACTGAGGTTGTTGAATACCTTCACAAGAAGATCTTCCCCCTCAGCTATAGGCTCAGTTGGTGA
- the fastkd3 gene encoding FAST kinase domain-containing protein 3, mitochondrial isoform X1 has product MKWFTARPSGFVKQIYPLYWFTSGPITNDHLRYGTTLCRLALPIESWNRAMALKVIQRLQLLRQTGAHLCPPGELSRTRLLSVPIGESMCVACLWTSADRCIQRQGCRKLSQPDCGRMSLSTITKDPFYTTGSVSLHKDSVPRFRLSQLHRPTDAEEKAFHDRLVSCSSSRQVLRLLRTVEIMSDTMAAAALHRVADIEQDGTSLKDPKVLEEDTLRALCCQLEQDSGRLTEAGLVSALLACTRLYVDPWSTLVVRLVSESQERLDRGQMSVGQLCTLGQALLALEGPGCGMLEQLMVQVQRQGPGQWSLVELTAVYRLLQAGVGEEGRYQDLLNAMHAYTVSVTSRMDPPAISSVLSALVVLNQTQAMPLVISLCKQAVRHIPHFRDEELGLVLGALMHFGHSDHFLVEAMERHVPKMTFTSHPETVTKVMQYFGRRNILSLPVFDAVAESFVYRADEYSTSQVARQIMPFGKLGYLPPNAGEVFRKVEAILHARFSHFQPRTLLNLLHSCILVERFPVNFVSKVFNRYFLQQLQEQGSGVDRIVLAQLTQLYMTVKLECPFYEGPRLLPKYRVKSFLTPGRSLETPVDGHLYNYVKTGLVDLLGARNYFASRVLTPYCYTLDVEIKLDEEGYVLPASQIDDIYKRIAVCIDGHKRFTVNTRQLLGKEAIKQRHLRLLGYEVVQIPYYEFEKLWNKTEVVEYLHKKIFPLSYRLSW; this is encoded by the exons ATGAAATGGTTTACAGCGCGTCCTAGTGGCTTCGTAAAACAGATTTACCCACTCTATTGGTTTACATCCGGGCCAATCACGAATGATCACCTTCGTTACGGAACCACGCTTTGCCG GTTGGCACTGCCTATTGAGTCCTGGAACAGAGCCATGGCTTTAAAGGTGATCCAGAGGCTTCAACTGCTCAGGCAGACAGGGGCACACCTCTGTCCTCCAGGCGAGCTGAGTCGCACCAGACTCCTGAGTGTTCCGATAGGGGAGTCCATGTGTGTGGCGTGTCTATGGACCTCAGCGGACCGCTGTATCCAGAGGCAGGGCTGTCGGAAACTCAGTCAGCCAGACTGCGGAAGGATGAGTTTGTCCACCATTACCAAGGACCCTTTCTACACCACTGGGTCAGTCAGCCTCCACAAAGACTCAGTCCCCAGGTTCCGTCTGAGTCAGCTGCACCGGCCGACTGATGCAGAGGAGAAGGCCTTCCATGACCGCCTGGTTAGCTGCTCTTCCTCCAGACAGGTGCTGAGACTCCTTCGCACAGTGGAGATTATGTCTGACACCATGGCAGCGGCAGCCCTGCACCGCGTGGCTGACATAGAGCAGGATGGCACCTCCCTGAAGGACCCCAAAGTGTTGGAAGAGGACACTCTCAGGGCCCTGTGCTGCCAGCTGGAGCAGGACTCTGGGCGTCTGACGGAGGCCGGGCTGGTTTCTGCCCTGCTGGCCTGCACCCGCCTCTATGTGGACCCCTGGAGCACGCTGGTGGTTCGGCTGGTGTCAGAGAGCCAGGAGCGGCTGGACAGGGGCCAGATGAGCGTGGGCCAGCTGTGCACCCTGGGCCAGGCCCTGCTGGCCCTGGAGGGCCCGGGCTGTGGGATGCTGGAGCAGCTGATGGTGCAGGTACAGAGGCAGGGGCCTGGTCAGTGGAGTCTGGTAGAACTCACTGCAGTATACAGACTGCTGCAGGCTGGAGTAGGGGAGGAGGGCCGCTACCAGGACCTCCTAAACGCTATGCACGCCTACACTGTGTCAGTCACCTCACGTATGGACCCCCCTGCTATCAGCAGCGTGCTTAGTGCTTTGGTGGTCCTGAACCAGACCCAGGCCATGCCCCTGGTCATTAGCCTGTGTAAGCAGGCGGTCAGGCACATACCCCACTTCAGAGACGAGGAGCTGGGTCTAGTGCTCGGGGCACTCATGCACTTCGGCCACAGCGACCACTTCTTGGTGGAGGCCATGGAGAGGCACGTGCCCAAGATGACGTTCACGTCTCACCCAGAGACAGTGACCAAGGTGATGCAGTATTTTGGGCGTCGGAACATCCTGTCGCTGCCAGTGTTTGACGCGGTGGCAGAGAGCTTTGTGTACCGGGCAGACGAATACAGCACCAGCCAAGTGGCCAGGCAGATCATGCCGTTCGGGAAgctgggctacctgccgcccaacgccGGGGAGGTGTTCCGGAAGGTGGAGGCCATCCTGCACGCACGCTTCTCTCACTTCCAGCCCCGGACACTCCTCAACCTGCTGCACTCCTGCATCCTGGTAGAGCGGTTCCCTGTCAACTTTGTGTCCAAGGTCTTCAACCGCTACTTCCTCCAGCAACTACAAG AGCAAGGCTCAGGGGTTGACCGGATTGTTCTGGCACAACTGACCCAACTCTACATGACTGTGAAGCTTGAATGCCCTTTCTATGAG GGTCCAAGGCTCCTTCCTAAGTACCGTGTCAAGTCTTTCCTAACTCCTGGTCGGTCTCTGGAGACGCCGGTTGACGGACACCTCTACAACTATGTGAAAACTGGCCTGGTGGATCTACTAGGGGCCCGCAACTACTTCGCTTCCAGAGTCCTCACTCCATACTGCTACACACTAG ATGTGGAAATAAAGCTTGATGAGGAAGGATATGTATTGCCTGCCAGTCAAATCGATGATATCTACAAGAG GATAGCAGTTTGCATTGACGGCCACAAGAGGTTCACTGTGAACACAAGACAGCTGCTAGGGAAAGAGGCCATCAAGCAGCGGCACCTGAGGCTTCTGGGATACGAAGTTGTTCAG ATTCCTTACTATGAATTTGAAAAGCTTTGGAACAAGACTGAGGTTGTTGAATACCTTCACAAGAAGATCTTCCCCCTCAGCTATAGGCTCAGTTGGTGA
- the LOC139531945 gene encoding myosin regulatory light polypeptide 9, translated as MSSKRAKGKTTKKRPQRATSNVFAMFDQSQIQEFKEAFNMIDQNRDGFVDKEDLHDMLASLGKNPSDEYLEAMMTEAPGPINFTMFLTMFGEKLNGTDPEDVIRNAFACFDEEGTGVIQEEYLRELLTTMGDRFTDEEVDELFREAPIDKKSNFNYVEFTRILKHGAKDKDD; from the exons ATGTCGAGCAAAAGGGCAAAGGGAAAGACCACCAAGAAGCGCCCCCAGCGTGCTACTAGCAATGTCTTTGCTATGTTTGACCAGTCTCAGATCCAGGAGTTCAAGGAGGCCTTCAACATGATTGACCAGAACCGTGATGGGTTTGTCGACAAGGAGGATCTGCACGACATGCTAGCCTCATTGG GGAAGAACCCGTCTGATGAGTACCTGGAGGCTATGATGACTGAAGCTCCTGGGCCCATCAACTTCACCATGTTCCTCACCATGTTTGGTGAGAAGCTCAACGGCACGGACCCTGAGGACGTCATCAGAAATGCTTTTGCCTGCTTCGACGAAGAGGGTACAG GTGTCATCCAGGAGGAATACCTCAGAGAGCTACTGACCACCATGGGTGACCGCTTCACAGACGAGGAAGTGGACGAGCTCTTCAGGGAGGCTCCCATTGACAAAAAGAGCAACTTCAACTATGTGGAGTTCACGCGCATCCTAAAACACGGAGCCAAGGATAAGGACGATTAA